Within the Longimicrobiaceae bacterium genome, the region CGTGTGTGATGCTCTCTCGCCCGTTTTCAGGTGCTGGTTCGCCGCGTCGCTGCTGAGGATCACTGCCTCGCACTGGGGACGTTCGCGCCGAGTGACGCATCGAAGTTGACGGACAGTCACTCCGCGCCCACGTCTCCGATCAACCCTTCGATCCACTCACGCGATTCGGCTTCGCGGCGCGTGTCCGAAGCCATCCTCATGTATTCCGAGGCACTGCCTTCGTGCGGAACGTGCGGCGCATCGAAATCGTCCGGGACCGTGAACAGTCCGCGGGCACTCCCGGGAGTGCGGTCCATCCTCCGTCCGCCCGCCGTGGGTACGAGCCGCGCGACCGGATGCCCATCGCGCGTGATGACGATTTCCGCCCCAGCGCCCACTTCGTGGACCAGCTCGGCCAGGCGGGTTTCCGCGTCCGCCAACTCAACCGTGAGGGTAACCACGTGACCTCCTCTGCTCGATTCCGTCGGGATTGCATCTGAAGGGGCTAACCCTGAATGTAGTCCAGCAGAGCGCATCAGGAATGCCGACGCATCGGGCCGCGGTCCGGTGTCCGCGCTCGTGGACGCCTGGATTGCGAGCGACAGGGTCCGAGCCCACTTTTGCCTTCCGCTCGTCTACCTCTAACATCGGGAGCACCATGCCCGCCGTCACCCGCCCGCAGCCTGGTGAGTATCTGCCGTACTACCACCGCTACATCTCG harbors:
- a CDS encoding type II toxin-antitoxin system prevent-host-death family antitoxin, with the translated sequence MVTLTVELADAETRLAELVHEVGAGAEIVITRDGHPVARLVPTAGGRRMDRTPGSARGLFTVPDDFDAPHVPHEGSASEYMRMASDTRREAESREWIEGLIGDVGAE